One window of the bacterium genome contains the following:
- a CDS encoding T9SS type A sorting domain-containing protein: MKSSLVVWVAVLVIAVQGWAQPDTVWTHIYGQSSDDYSYVVQETPDGGVVVAGSMSSPFSCELVKTTGNGTRQWIRNLGPGSSYANDVRCTADGGYVLAGAVGTVGALVLKTDSSGAQSWSRTLVHDHAVFASVFPRSDGSYMAAGHRDIATSLSGVYYARLDSAGNAMWERTLSRTASPALSLTLDAACATPDGGFVGAGTVDTVDAIINEDFYIIRVNGAGDTLWTRSIGGAYRQGARSVQATGDGYVIGGFDNRGSSFCPHVVKVSESGEVLWNRVITTVGSVTCAAAYEIEGGDLIISGTLLAGATGVPDFYLARVAPNDTVLWSRRYGSGTADWVEDMKLMSDGGCVITGRTQAFGAAGWDFYVVRTSAVHTTADAGPQRAVPVSLTLTSYPNPFNATAAIEYSVPQTERVALRVYDVLGREVATLADGAQTAGVHSLTFDGAHLPSGIYFARLQAGQAVQTRKMMLLK; this comes from the coding sequence ATGAAAAGCAGCTTAGTCGTCTGGGTAGCCGTGTTGGTGATTGCGGTGCAAGGTTGGGCGCAGCCGGACACCGTGTGGACGCATATTTACGGGCAGAGCAGTGATGACTATTCCTACGTGGTGCAGGAGACACCGGATGGCGGCGTGGTGGTGGCGGGGAGTATGTCGTCGCCGTTTTCCTGTGAACTGGTCAAGACTACCGGCAATGGCACGAGACAATGGATTCGCAATCTTGGACCGGGCAGTTCCTATGCGAACGATGTGCGCTGCACGGCAGACGGCGGATATGTTCTGGCAGGCGCCGTGGGGACGGTGGGCGCCTTAGTGTTGAAGACGGATTCGTCAGGCGCACAGAGTTGGTCGCGCACGCTGGTGCATGATCACGCGGTGTTTGCCAGTGTGTTTCCGCGTTCCGACGGCAGTTATATGGCCGCGGGGCACAGGGATATAGCTACTTCGCTTTCCGGGGTATACTACGCGCGGCTGGATTCGGCGGGGAACGCGATGTGGGAGCGTACTCTGAGCAGAACCGCATCACCGGCTCTGAGTTTGACTCTCGATGCCGCGTGTGCGACGCCCGACGGCGGCTTTGTCGGCGCGGGAACGGTGGATACGGTTGATGCGATCATCAACGAAGATTTCTATATCATCCGCGTCAATGGCGCAGGCGATACTCTCTGGACGCGGTCGATTGGCGGCGCGTACCGGCAGGGGGCGCGCAGTGTGCAGGCGACGGGTGACGGCTATGTGATTGGCGGATTCGATAATCGCGGCTCGAGTTTTTGTCCGCACGTGGTGAAGGTGAGCGAGAGCGGCGAGGTGCTGTGGAACCGGGTGATTACCACCGTGGGTTCGGTGACGTGCGCGGCGGCTTATGAAATTGAAGGCGGCGACCTGATCATATCCGGGACACTGCTGGCAGGGGCGACGGGAGTTCCGGATTTCTATCTGGCGCGTGTCGCACCGAATGATACCGTGCTCTGGTCACGCCGCTATGGCAGCGGTACGGCGGACTGGGTGGAAGATATGAAGCTGATGTCGGACGGCGGCTGTGTAATTACGGGCCGTACGCAGGCGTTTGGCGCGGCGGGTTGGGATTTTTACGTGGTGCGCACATCGGCTGTGCACACTACAGCAGATGCCGGGCCGCAGAGGGCGGTGCCGGTGTCATTAACGTTGACTTCCTATCCGAATCCCTTCAATGCCACGGCGGCCATCGAGTATTCCGTGCCGCAGACTGAACGCGTGGCCCTTCGCGTCTATGACGTGTTAGGCAGGGAAGTCGCCACACTGGCCGACGGTGCGCAGACCGCAGGAGTGCATAGCCTCACCTTTGACGGCGCACATCTTCCTTCGGGGATTTACTTCGCGCGGTTGCAGGCAGGCCAGGCGGTGCAGACGAGGAAAATGATGTTGCTGAAGTGA
- the hypE gene encoding hydrogenase expression/formation protein HypE, which translates to MSDSVVTLNHGAGGETMRGFIKQLFIESFANPLLDTLADAALLNLPGTRLAFTTDSYVIKPVEFPGGNIGKLAVCGTVNDLAVMGAKPLYLSAGFILEEGLDYSRLERIVRAMAKTAREAGVEIVTGDTKVVPRGECDGIFINTAGIGVVPQGNGLSPLLVAPGDAIIVSGTMGDHGLAVLSAREGLSFQTQIESDCAPLGDLIGGVLKISPGVKWMRDPTRGGLAAVLTELSEGQPFGVLIQEAAVPVREDVKAVCELLGFDPLHLANEGKVVMVVEESAAGGVLEILKTHPLGKNAALIGQVTEGPAGVVRVQTEVGGVRRLQRPAGELLPRIC; encoded by the coding sequence GTGAGCGATTCGGTAGTGACGTTGAATCATGGCGCGGGCGGCGAGACGATGCGCGGCTTCATCAAGCAACTCTTCATCGAGTCCTTTGCCAATCCCCTGCTGGATACTCTGGCGGACGCGGCGCTCTTGAATCTGCCGGGGACGCGGCTGGCGTTTACGACGGATTCTTATGTCATCAAGCCCGTCGAATTTCCCGGAGGGAATATCGGCAAGCTGGCCGTGTGCGGGACGGTGAATGATCTGGCGGTGATGGGAGCGAAGCCGCTGTACCTTTCGGCGGGATTCATTCTTGAGGAAGGGCTGGATTATTCCCGGTTGGAGAGAATTGTGCGGGCGATGGCAAAGACGGCGCGCGAGGCGGGCGTGGAGATTGTCACGGGAGACACCAAGGTGGTGCCGCGCGGGGAATGCGACGGGATCTTTATCAATACGGCGGGAATCGGGGTTGTGCCGCAGGGCAACGGTCTCTCGCCGCTACTGGTTGCGCCGGGAGATGCGATCATCGTATCGGGGACGATGGGCGATCACGGGCTGGCGGTGCTGAGTGCGCGCGAAGGATTATCTTTTCAGACGCAGATTGAAAGCGATTGCGCGCCGCTGGGAGATTTGATCGGCGGAGTGCTGAAAATTTCACCGGGTGTGAAGTGGATGCGGGATCCGACGCGCGGCGGACTGGCGGCGGTGCTGACCGAGCTTTCCGAAGGGCAGCCGTTTGGCGTGCTGATTCAGGAAGCCGCGGTTCCGGTGCGGGAAGACGTGAAGGCAGTGTGCGAATTGCTGGGCTTCGATCCGCTGCATCTGGCCAATGAAGGCAAGGTAGTGATGGTGGTGGAAGAATCCGCCGCCGGAGGAGTTCTCGAGATTTTGAAAACCCATCCGCTGGGCAAGAACGCGGCGCTGATCGGGCAGGTGACGGAAGGTCCGGCCGGTGTGGTGCGGGTGCAGACGGAAGTGGGCGGTGTGCGGCGGTTGCAGCGCCCGGCAGGGGAATTGCTGCCGAGAATCTGCTGA
- the hypD gene encoding hydrogenase formation protein HypD codes for MSALSGYRDAENVRRIAAQIAQVELPRPVRFMEVCGGHTAAIYRFALHDLLPDAVRLVSGPGCPVCVTANDFVDRAVALAQLPDVTIATFGDLIRVPGSSRSLAEARARGADVRVFYSSADALEFAKTHPERRVIFLAIGFETTACTLAATLAAAVQSGTRNFSMLCALKTMPEALRTLFSAPGVQIDGLILPGHVTTVTGMAEFDFVPREFRIPCAVSGFEPVDLMETILMLCRQIEQKRAAVENQYTRVVRQDGNPHAQALIAKMFEPCDMPWRGFGDIPQSGLAIRKEFAAWDAAAIPVEVEPAREHPGCRCGEVLRGMIRPKDCALFGKACTPEQPRGACMVSSEGACAAVYHFAAEER; via the coding sequence GTGAGCGCGCTGTCCGGTTACCGCGACGCGGAAAATGTACGGCGTATTGCCGCGCAGATTGCGCAGGTGGAGCTTCCGCGCCCCGTGCGGTTTATGGAGGTGTGCGGCGGACATACGGCGGCGATCTACCGCTTTGCGCTGCATGATCTGCTGCCGGATGCCGTACGCTTAGTCTCCGGGCCGGGCTGTCCGGTGTGCGTGACGGCCAATGATTTCGTGGACCGCGCCGTGGCGCTGGCACAATTGCCCGACGTCACGATTGCGACATTCGGAGATTTGATTCGCGTGCCGGGCTCATCGCGCAGCCTCGCGGAGGCGCGGGCGCGCGGCGCGGATGTGCGGGTGTTTTATTCATCGGCGGATGCTCTGGAGTTTGCGAAGACGCATCCCGAACGCCGGGTGATTTTTCTGGCGATTGGCTTCGAGACCACGGCCTGCACCCTCGCGGCGACGCTGGCGGCGGCTGTGCAGAGCGGCACACGGAATTTTTCGATGCTGTGCGCACTGAAGACGATGCCCGAGGCGCTGCGCACCCTGTTCTCCGCGCCGGGAGTACAGATCGACGGTCTGATTCTGCCGGGGCACGTGACGACGGTGACGGGTATGGCGGAGTTTGATTTTGTGCCGCGCGAGTTTCGGATTCCCTGCGCCGTGTCGGGCTTCGAGCCGGTGGATTTGATGGAAACTATTTTGATGCTCTGCCGGCAGATCGAGCAGAAGCGCGCTGCCGTGGAAAACCAGTACACTCGCGTGGTCCGGCAGGACGGCAATCCCCACGCACAGGCGCTGATTGCGAAGATGTTTGAGCCGTGCGATATGCCGTGGCGGGGCTTCGGTGATATTCCACAGAGCGGGCTGGCGATTCGCAAGGAGTTTGCGGCGTGGGATGCGGCGGCCATTCCGGTGGAGGTGGAACCCGCGCGCGAGCATCCGGGCTGCCGCTGCGGGGAAGTGCTGCGCGGAATGATTCGACCCAAGGACTGTGCATTGTTCGGCAAAGCCTGCACTCCGGAGCAGCCGCGCGGCGCGTGCATGGTCTCTTCGGAAGGCGCGTGTGCGGCGGTGTACCATTTTGCGGCGGAGGAGCGGTGA
- the hypB gene encoding hydrogenase nickel incorporation protein HypB has product MDIPVIRDVLEESNALAKENRARFDEHKLYVVNIMSSPGSGKTTLLSKTIPLLQQRGLRCAVIEGDITSTIDSERLQPLGIPVVQANTEPFGGDCHVGAHLVQAALKYLDLSALDILFIENIGNLVCPAEFYLGENRKVVVLSTTEGEDKPLKYPLMFRECSVCLISKMDLAPHLDIDVAQITSNIRKTNAQITVLPVSSKTGEGLDAWVEWLVKKS; this is encoded by the coding sequence ATGGACATACCGGTCATCCGTGACGTACTGGAAGAATCGAACGCCCTGGCCAAGGAAAACCGCGCGCGGTTCGATGAGCACAAACTGTATGTGGTGAACATTATGAGCAGCCCCGGCTCGGGCAAAACCACGCTGCTCTCCAAGACCATTCCCCTGCTGCAGCAGCGGGGTCTGCGCTGCGCGGTCATCGAAGGCGATATCACCTCGACCATCGACAGCGAGCGGTTGCAGCCGTTGGGGATTCCGGTGGTGCAGGCGAACACCGAGCCGTTCGGCGGCGACTGTCACGTGGGCGCGCATCTGGTGCAGGCGGCGCTGAAGTATCTGGATCTGTCCGCGCTGGATATTCTGTTTATCGAGAACATCGGCAACCTGGTCTGTCCGGCGGAATTCTACCTCGGCGAGAACCGCAAGGTGGTGGTGCTGTCGACGACCGAAGGCGAAGACAAGCCGCTGAAGTACCCGCTGATGTTCCGCGAATGCAGTGTCTGTTTGATCAGCAAGATGGATCTGGCGCCGCATCTGGACATCGATGTTGCCCAGATCACGAGCAACATCCGCAAGACCAACGCGCAGATCACCGTGCTGCCGGTGTCTTCCAAGACGGGGGAAGGGCTGGACGCATGGGTAGAATGGCTCGTTAAGAAAAGTTGA
- a CDS encoding T9SS type A sorting domain-containing protein → MVIIVAILLALASLVPVWAQDAFSHPNVFPTSTGTFYHGVYPGPYNGREDQVTPAQLQTYQQTVGKPAMFVYFSHEWALTRAFPTSACAWIDSMGSIPFIRLSMRSQIGMTNQQDPVYNPQRIINGDFDADLHAWARAARSFGKAIFAQYGIEVNGGVMPWSACFNGGGTTTGYGDPTVADGPERYRDAYRHIIDICRAEGATNIYWFFHVVGYSEPHETWNNMDHYYPGDNYIDGIGVSIYGAKSMNDPNCQPFAPAMDYAYPQMAALSTTKPIWILEMGAGGNNTVCPSGTWANDAFTSLQGGRWPRVSGFSWWDEKYSTGPNPGDFADFWVQDDSGTTQSFRTWVRDRSNVLSRLPSSPPPASTVTVSAPNGGESWATGTSHAITWTSSNLSEAVKIELNRAYPGGTWETIIASTGNTGSYTWAVAGTASSAARVRITGTTHTTVGDTSNASFSLTTTAPVASVTVTAPNGGEAWGSGTSHAITWSSANFPQNVQIELNRSYPGGTWEVISSSASNTGSYQWSVNGSASSSARIRVRGTTTPAVGDTSNANFSITATSTTPTITVTSPNGGELARLQSYYTIRWGYTNVSGAQYVRIQLNRNYPTGTWESISYATYNDGSFTWAVSGATTSRARIRIVSYYNSAIGDTSDANFTISAGYIMSGPMGGTGLAGASPNPFNPTTQIQYQLSEAVHVKLEVFDIMGRLVATLMDSEQAAGTHRVTFDGSNLASGMYLMRMSAGNVTKIQKMQLLK, encoded by the coding sequence ATGGTTATCATCGTTGCCATTCTTTTGGCTCTGGCGAGCCTGGTTCCAGTATGGGCCCAAGACGCATTCAGCCACCCCAACGTGTTCCCCACCTCGACAGGTACCTTCTATCACGGGGTATACCCCGGCCCGTACAATGGTCGCGAAGACCAAGTTACTCCCGCGCAGTTACAGACCTACCAGCAGACGGTGGGCAAGCCGGCGATGTTTGTCTACTTTTCCCATGAGTGGGCGTTGACGCGGGCTTTTCCGACGTCTGCTTGTGCCTGGATCGACAGCATGGGCAGTATCCCCTTCATCCGGCTTTCGATGCGCAGCCAGATCGGCATGACCAATCAACAGGATCCGGTGTACAATCCGCAGCGGATCATCAATGGCGATTTCGACGCCGATTTACATGCCTGGGCTCGGGCGGCCCGCTCCTTTGGCAAGGCGATTTTCGCGCAGTATGGGATCGAGGTGAACGGTGGTGTGATGCCGTGGAGCGCCTGTTTCAACGGTGGCGGCACGACCACGGGATACGGGGATCCCACGGTGGCGGACGGCCCCGAACGGTACCGCGACGCGTACCGGCATATCATCGACATCTGCCGCGCGGAAGGCGCGACCAATATCTACTGGTTTTTCCATGTGGTGGGCTACAGTGAGCCGCACGAAACATGGAACAACATGGACCACTATTATCCGGGTGATAACTACATCGACGGCATCGGCGTGAGCATTTACGGGGCAAAGTCCATGAACGACCCCAATTGCCAGCCCTTTGCGCCGGCGATGGATTATGCTTATCCGCAGATGGCGGCGTTGTCGACCACCAAGCCGATCTGGATACTCGAAATGGGCGCGGGCGGCAACAATACCGTTTGCCCGTCAGGGACATGGGCAAACGACGCTTTCACCTCTCTGCAAGGCGGACGGTGGCCACGGGTGAGCGGCTTTTCCTGGTGGGATGAAAAATACTCTACGGGACCCAATCCAGGGGATTTCGCCGACTTCTGGGTGCAGGATGACTCCGGGACGACGCAGTCGTTCCGGACATGGGTGCGGGACCGTTCCAACGTCCTTAGCCGGCTGCCTTCGTCGCCGCCGCCCGCATCGACGGTGACGGTCAGCGCGCCGAATGGGGGCGAATCCTGGGCAACGGGAACGTCTCATGCGATCACGTGGACCTCATCGAATCTTTCGGAGGCGGTGAAGATCGAACTGAACCGCGCCTATCCCGGCGGCACGTGGGAGACGATTATTGCCAGCACCGGGAATACCGGCAGCTACACGTGGGCGGTTGCGGGCACGGCCAGCAGTGCCGCGCGGGTGCGGATTACCGGCACCACGCATACTACGGTCGGCGATACCTCGAACGCCAGCTTCTCCCTTACCACCACCGCGCCTGTGGCATCGGTGACCGTTACGGCGCCGAATGGCGGTGAAGCATGGGGGAGTGGAACATCGCATGCGATCACGTGGTCATCGGCGAACTTTCCGCAGAATGTGCAGATTGAACTCAACCGCAGCTACCCGGGTGGAACGTGGGAAGTGATCTCCTCCAGCGCATCGAATACGGGCAGTTACCAGTGGAGCGTGAACGGCTCGGCCAGCAGCAGTGCGCGGATCCGGGTGCGAGGCACAACCACGCCTGCCGTAGGCGATACGTCCAATGCGAATTTCTCGATTACGGCTACGAGCACCACACCGACCATCACCGTGACGTCGCCCAACGGCGGCGAGTTGGCGCGCCTGCAGAGCTACTATACCATTCGCTGGGGCTATACCAATGTTTCCGGTGCGCAGTATGTGCGGATTCAGTTGAATCGTAACTATCCGACGGGCACATGGGAGAGTATCAGCTATGCGACCTACAACGACGGCTCTTTCACATGGGCGGTTAGCGGCGCGACGACCTCACGGGCCCGGATCCGGATTGTCAGCTACTACAATTCGGCGATCGGCGACACGTCCGACGCCAACTTTACCATCTCCGCCGGTTACATAATGAGTGGGCCGATGGGAGGAACGGGGCTGGCGGGCGCGTCTCCCAATCCGTTCAATCCGACGACACAGATTCAGTATCAGCTCTCCGAAGCGGTCCATGTCAAGCTCGAAGTGTTTGACATCATGGGCCGGCTGGTGGCAACGCTGATGGATTCGGAGCAGGCTGCGGGCACTCACCGGGTTACATTTGATGGCAGCAATCTGGCATCGGGGATGTACCTGATGCGGATGAGCGCGGGCAACGTGACAAAAATTCAGAAGATGCAATTGCTGAAGTAA
- a CDS encoding hydrogenase maturation nickel metallochaperone HypA codes for MHELYIAQSILKSVQKSLPEDVRAEDVTQVRVECGQLDAVVPDSLIFLFDAIKAESNMPQAELLVEQIAVACVCKDCSREFEMELPVFICPDCQSGNVELLRGRGIRLTGITVNEPEDENHGHTGHP; via the coding sequence ATGCACGAACTGTATATCGCACAATCTATTTTGAAATCAGTGCAGAAGTCGCTGCCGGAGGACGTGCGGGCGGAAGATGTGACGCAGGTGCGGGTGGAGTGCGGGCAGCTCGATGCGGTGGTGCCGGACTCTTTGATATTTTTGTTTGACGCGATCAAGGCCGAGAGCAACATGCCGCAGGCGGAATTGCTGGTCGAGCAGATTGCGGTGGCGTGCGTCTGCAAGGACTGCTCGCGTGAGTTTGAAATGGAATTGCCCGTGTTTATCTGCCCGGACTGTCAGAGCGGCAATGTGGAGCTGCTGCGGGGAAGGGGTATTCGATTGACCGGGATAACGGTGAATGAACCTGAGGACGAGAACCATGGACATACCGGTCATCCGTGA
- a CDS encoding HypC/HybG/HupF family hydrogenase formation chaperone has translation MCLAIPMKLLERDEQRGTVESGGAKRDVMLTLTPQAKTGDYVIVHAGYALEVLDEAEALRTLELFRELGEAGE, from the coding sequence ATGTGTCTTGCCATACCGATGAAACTATTGGAGCGCGACGAGCAGCGCGGGACCGTGGAGAGCGGGGGGGCGAAGCGGGACGTGATGCTGACGCTCACACCGCAGGCGAAAACCGGCGACTATGTGATTGTGCATGCCGGGTACGCGCTGGAAGTGCTCGATGAAGCTGAGGCGCTGCGCACACTGGAACTGTTCCGGGAACTCGGGGAGGCGGGCGAGTGA